The Campylobacter sp. CNRCH_2014_0184h genome has a window encoding:
- a CDS encoding McrC family protein gives MKTINTFSIIEHQAFSKEDLKEIFKEKAEIFYKELEDFAKNNESLLGFKSKNTLKAKNYVGIIQTKSGVLEILPKCMAEDKLSSECKEKSKEDTNSKYDKEKLKKCYKLDNIFKNDDFSKEDLKNDPSILLINMLKTLKNSPFKKSQISSLQIAKMPLFEVFITMFLDEFDSVYKKGLMRSYVSSEENRTFLKGKLLFNEHIKSNLIHKERFFTSSDEFVLDIAPNRLIKSTLNFLKSKTSSNKFKIIKAMQMLDEVEFSKNYEKDFSFKISRHFDYYENILSWCKVFLQNQSFAPYKGKKEAFALLFPMEKLFENYVAYMFKLANPSENIKTQSSGKYLISKNDEKCFMLKPDLYIENKMILDTKWKIPDDSEDEKKHGISQSDLYQMFAYANKYEIKEIYLIYPLCERTFDLREKLRTKDIKFLAQGFLKACDEHAKLKVFFAPLPF, from the coding sequence ATGAAAACAATTAACACCTTTTCTATCATTGAACACCAAGCTTTTTCTAAAGAAGATTTAAAAGAAATTTTCAAAGAAAAAGCTGAAATATTTTATAAAGAGCTAGAAGACTTCGCAAAAAACAATGAAAGTCTTCTAGGCTTTAAAAGTAAAAACACCTTAAAAGCTAAAAATTATGTCGGCATTATACAGACTAAAAGTGGTGTTTTAGAAATCTTGCCAAAATGCATGGCAGAAGATAAACTATCAAGTGAATGTAAAGAAAAATCAAAAGAAGATACTAATTCAAAATACGATAAAGAAAAATTAAAAAAATGTTATAAACTAGATAATATCTTTAAAAATGATGATTTTAGCAAAGAAGATCTTAAAAATGATCCTAGTATTCTTTTAATCAATATGCTAAAAACCTTAAAAAATTCTCCCTTTAAAAAGTCTCAAATTTCATCTTTACAAATTGCTAAAATGCCTTTGTTTGAAGTATTTATCACGATGTTTTTAGATGAATTTGATAGTGTGTATAAAAAAGGTTTGATGAGATCTTATGTAAGTAGTGAAGAAAATAGAACTTTTTTAAAAGGAAAATTACTTTTTAATGAGCATATAAAATCAAATTTAATACACAAAGAAAGATTTTTTACAAGTAGCGATGAGTTTGTTTTAGACATAGCTCCAAATCGTTTGATAAAATCAACGTTAAATTTTTTAAAATCCAAAACAAGCTCGAATAAATTTAAAATCATCAAAGCTATGCAAATGCTTGATGAGGTAGAATTTTCTAAAAATTATGAAAAAGATTTTAGTTTTAAAATTTCAAGACATTTTGATTATTATGAAAATATACTTTCTTGGTGTAAGGTATTTCTACAAAATCAAAGCTTTGCTCCATATAAAGGTAAAAAAGAAGCCTTTGCTTTGCTTTTTCCTATGGAAAAACTTTTTGAAAACTATGTAGCTTATATGTTTAAACTTGCTAATCCTAGTGAAAATATAAAAACCCAAAGCAGTGGAAAGTATCTAATCTCAAAAAATGATGAAAAGTGTTTTATGTTAAAGCCTGATTTATATATAGAAAATAAAATGATCTTAGATACCAAATGGAAAATTCCAGATGATAGTGAAGATGAGAAAAAACATGGTATATCACAAAGTGATTTATATCAAATGTTTGCTTATGCAAATAAATACGAGATAAAGGAAATTTATCTTATTTATCCTTTATGTGAGAGAACTTTTGACTTAAGAGAGAAGTTAAGAACTAAAGATATTAAGTTTTTAGCACAAGGTTTTTTAAAAGCTTGCGATGAACATGCAAAGCTTAAGGTATTTTTCGCACCTTTACCTTTTTAG